In Epilithonimonas zeae, a single window of DNA contains:
- the coaBC gene encoding bifunctional phosphopantothenoylcysteine decarboxylase/phosphopantothenate--cysteine ligase CoaBC, which translates to MSLQGKKLILGITGGIAAYKMNYLVRDFVKAGAKVKVIMTKSAEDFVSPLTFSTLSKNKVYTDFYDDNKTWNNHVELALWADLILIAPCTANTLAKITNGLCDNFLMAVYMSAKCPVVIAPAMDLDMYVHPTVTKNLQTAESFGHQIIPAEFGELASGLVGQGRLAEPETIFKFVESQFSDSEKKLTGKRFLITAGPTYENIDPVRFIGNHSSGKMGFDLAKEAAKRGAEVILISGPSSQKVDDKNITLHRVTSAQEMFDEVFKYYENTDVAIMSAAVADYTPKVKATEKIKKNDNELTIELVKNKDILRTMGEQKKNQFLVGFALETQNEEENAKGKLVKKNLDLIVLNSLRDEGAGFANATNKVKFFTPTEEQSFSLKSKEDVAKDILNFIEQKL; encoded by the coding sequence ATGAGCTTGCAAGGCAAAAAACTGATTCTTGGGATTACCGGCGGAATTGCTGCTTACAAAATGAATTATCTCGTTCGGGATTTTGTAAAAGCTGGCGCAAAAGTCAAAGTTATTATGACTAAATCTGCAGAAGATTTCGTTTCACCATTGACTTTTTCTACGCTTTCAAAAAATAAAGTTTACACCGATTTTTATGATGACAACAAAACCTGGAACAACCACGTTGAGTTGGCACTTTGGGCAGATCTGATTTTGATTGCACCTTGCACGGCTAATACTTTAGCAAAAATAACCAATGGACTTTGTGACAATTTTCTGATGGCAGTTTATATGTCTGCAAAATGTCCTGTAGTCATAGCGCCGGCAATGGATTTGGATATGTATGTACATCCTACGGTGACGAAAAATCTACAAACTGCCGAAAGCTTTGGTCATCAAATTATTCCTGCAGAATTTGGGGAATTGGCAAGTGGACTTGTTGGACAAGGGCGATTAGCAGAACCTGAAACCATTTTCAAATTTGTTGAAAGTCAATTTTCTGATTCCGAGAAAAAATTAACTGGAAAAAGATTCTTGATCACTGCTGGTCCAACTTACGAAAACATTGATCCGGTAAGATTTATCGGAAATCATTCTTCAGGGAAAATGGGATTTGATTTGGCAAAAGAAGCGGCGAAAAGAGGCGCAGAAGTCATTCTAATTTCCGGACCATCTTCTCAGAAAGTGGATGATAAGAATATTACACTTCACAGAGTAACTTCGGCACAGGAAATGTTTGATGAAGTTTTCAAATATTACGAAAATACAGATGTAGCCATAATGAGTGCTGCAGTCGCTGATTATACTCCGAAAGTTAAAGCCACAGAAAAAATCAAGAAAAACGACAACGAATTAACGATAGAACTGGTTAAAAACAAAGACATTCTCAGAACAATGGGCGAACAAAAAAAGAATCAATTTTTGGTTGGCTTTGCTTTGGAAACTCAGAATGAAGAAGAAAATGCCAAAGGAAAATTAGTCAAAAAAAATCTGGACTTGATTGTTCTTAACTCTCTTCGGGATGAAGGTGCAGGCTTTGCGAATGCTACCAACAAAGTCAAATTTTTTACACCAACCGAGGAACAATCTTTTTCCTTAAAATCAAAAGAAGATGTAGCAAAAGACATCCTGAATTTTATTGAACAGAAATTGTAA
- the ftsZ gene encoding cell division protein FtsZ, translating to MDNITNTQGFSFDLPKGNSSIIKVIGVGGGGNNALKHMYEKGIYGVDFVICNTDAQTLDNNPVSNKVQLGISMTEGLGAGADPEVGEKAAIESIDEIKAAMGQNTKMVFITAGMGGGTGTGAAPVIAKVAKEMGILTVGIVTVPFSFEGKRRLDQANLGLDKLRNNVDSLIVINNDKLRQQFGNLGFKQGFSKADEVLTNAAKGMAEVITGYFDVNIDFRDAKSVLANSGTALMSTGVATGEKKAEEAVKKALDSPLLNDNKITGAKNVLLLIRSGVSEVTMDEIGVIMDYIQKEAGNTADIIFGVGTDEELGDAVSVLVIATGFSNDDKKHSGATETIKYSLEDRPNPSSRHRESPFKSRAQEEAKSQTESGKNFFRLEDEDDFGTSNFPTNSVAESLVEEVETETQIIENEEIQDFSNDYNNAKQEYNLFTFEEESYEEIDLEAQSFTFEVEDKPKASFKEEEIEKPVEVTFTINEPAVEEEFPVIEKEIVAEVKEEIVNEIIEEKVEEPTKFSFAVETKEEIVEEKKPEPVQETEGGFTFFNKTPDTSKAMERRNKLKEFNSRYQQLDNENVFETVPAFKRKNINIDGSNASDQNINTYLSDNNGSMQLRENRFLNKDVD from the coding sequence ATGGACAATATAACTAATACACAAGGATTTTCATTTGACCTTCCAAAAGGGAATTCCTCCATCATCAAAGTGATTGGTGTTGGGGGCGGTGGAAACAACGCTTTGAAGCATATGTACGAAAAAGGGATTTACGGTGTAGATTTCGTGATTTGTAATACAGATGCCCAGACTTTGGATAACAATCCGGTTTCTAATAAAGTTCAGCTAGGAATTTCTATGACGGAAGGTTTGGGAGCAGGAGCTGACCCAGAAGTTGGCGAAAAAGCGGCCATCGAAAGTATCGACGAAATCAAAGCGGCAATGGGACAAAACACCAAAATGGTTTTCATAACTGCCGGAATGGGCGGTGGAACCGGAACTGGTGCTGCGCCTGTGATTGCAAAAGTAGCTAAGGAAATGGGAATTCTGACAGTTGGAATCGTAACCGTGCCTTTTAGTTTTGAAGGAAAAAGAAGATTGGACCAAGCGAACTTAGGACTTGATAAATTAAGAAATAACGTTGATTCTTTGATTGTTATTAATAATGATAAATTGAGACAACAATTCGGAAACCTTGGTTTCAAGCAGGGATTCTCAAAAGCCGATGAAGTTTTGACCAATGCGGCCAAAGGAATGGCAGAGGTTATTACTGGCTATTTCGATGTTAATATTGACTTCCGTGATGCGAAATCTGTTTTGGCAAATTCCGGAACAGCGTTGATGTCAACTGGTGTTGCAACCGGCGAGAAAAAAGCGGAAGAAGCTGTGAAAAAAGCATTGGATTCCCCATTGTTGAATGATAACAAAATCACCGGTGCAAAGAATGTGCTTTTGCTAATCAGAAGTGGTGTTTCCGAGGTTACGATGGACGAAATCGGAGTAATTATGGACTACATTCAGAAAGAAGCTGGAAATACGGCTGATATCATTTTTGGAGTTGGAACAGATGAAGAATTGGGCGACGCAGTAAGCGTTTTGGTGATTGCTACAGGTTTTTCTAATGATGACAAAAAACATTCTGGAGCTACTGAAACCATTAAATATTCTTTGGAAGACAGACCAAATCCATCATCCAGACACAGAGAATCTCCGTTCAAAAGCAGAGCTCAGGAAGAAGCAAAATCACAGACAGAATCTGGGAAAAATTTTTTTCGCTTAGAAGATGAGGACGATTTCGGAACTTCAAATTTTCCAACTAACTCAGTTGCAGAAAGTCTTGTAGAAGAAGTTGAAACTGAAACTCAAATCATCGAAAATGAGGAAATCCAAGATTTCTCAAATGATTATAACAACGCAAAACAGGAATACAACCTTTTCACTTTCGAAGAAGAAAGCTACGAAGAGATAGATTTAGAGGCGCAGTCTTTTACTTTTGAAGTTGAGGATAAGCCAAAAGCGTCTTTCAAAGAAGAGGAAATCGAAAAACCGGTTGAAGTAACTTTTACAATCAATGAACCGGCTGTTGAAGAAGAATTTCCTGTAATTGAAAAAGAAATTGTTGCTGAAGTAAAGGAAGAAATCGTTAACGAAATCATCGAGGAAAAAGTTGAAGAACCAACCAAATTTTCTTTCGCTGTAGAAACTAAGGAAGAAATTGTAGAAGAAAAAAAACCTGAACCAGTTCAGGAAACTGAAGGCGGATTCACTTTCTTCAACAAAACGCCTGATACTTCAAAAGCTATGGAAAGAAGAAACAAGTTGAAAGAATTCAATTCTCGTTACCAGCAATTGGACAATGAAAATGTTTTCGAAACAGTTCCGGCTTTCAAGAGAAAGAACATCAATATCGATGGTTCAAATGCATCTGACCAAAATATCAACACTTATTTGTCTGACAACAATGGAAGTATGCAACTGAGAGAAAACCGTTTCCTTAATAAAGATGTAGATTAA
- a CDS encoding GH3 auxin-responsive promoter family protein: MATKALFNSVVNWFILQRMDQIEHFIKYPVETQEGLLFSQLFHAEETEYGQKYGFSTIANYKDFQKKVPIVCYEDFEPYIERARQGHKDVFWPGVIKQFAKSSGTTNAKSKYIPITTESLEDCHYKAGKDMVALYVNNHPESELFQHKNLRLGGSAEIYQDFNTKFGDLSAILIENLPFWVEIINTPSKKTSLMSEWESKMKAIIGEVKNEDVGSLTGVPSWMMVLLQRTLQETGKNNIGELWPNLEVFFHGGISFKPYKNQYKDIIGKDIRYYEIYNASEGFFGIQDQAGSDEMLLMLDYGIFYEFIPMDEYYSGSRNAIPISEVEINKNYAVVITTNGGLWRYLIGDTVKFTSIKPYRIKVSGRTKHYINAFGEELMIDNVETALKIACENLNASISDYTGAPVFMTNNSKGCHEWIFEFTKQPSCIDEFTNVFDQTLKTLNSDYEAKRYNDITLRKPIIHSAKPNLFYEWMASRGKLGGQNKVPRLSNDREYIDPLLELNQQ; this comes from the coding sequence ATGGCAACGAAAGCACTTTTTAATTCAGTAGTCAATTGGTTTATTCTTCAAAGGATGGATCAGATTGAACATTTTATAAAGTATCCCGTGGAAACACAGGAAGGTCTTTTGTTTTCTCAGCTTTTCCATGCAGAAGAAACAGAATATGGGCAGAAGTATGGCTTCAGTACCATTGCCAATTATAAAGATTTTCAGAAAAAAGTCCCGATTGTTTGTTATGAGGATTTTGAACCTTATATAGAAAGAGCAAGGCAAGGACACAAAGATGTTTTCTGGCCCGGCGTGATAAAGCAGTTTGCAAAATCTTCCGGAACAACCAATGCCAAAAGTAAATACATTCCAATTACTACAGAGAGTCTTGAGGACTGTCATTACAAGGCTGGGAAAGATATGGTGGCACTTTATGTGAACAATCATCCTGAAAGTGAACTGTTCCAACACAAAAATCTTAGATTGGGTGGAAGTGCGGAGATCTATCAGGACTTCAATACGAAATTTGGGGATTTGTCTGCTATTCTCATTGAAAATCTTCCTTTTTGGGTTGAGATTATCAATACACCGAGTAAAAAAACGTCTTTGATGTCCGAATGGGAAAGCAAGATGAAAGCAATCATTGGTGAAGTGAAAAATGAAGATGTCGGGAGTTTGACGGGCGTTCCAAGCTGGATGATGGTGCTTTTACAAAGAACATTGCAAGAAACAGGCAAAAATAACATCGGAGAACTTTGGCCTAATTTGGAAGTGTTCTTCCACGGCGGAATTAGTTTTAAACCATACAAGAATCAATACAAGGATATCATTGGGAAAGATATTCGGTATTATGAGATCTATAATGCTTCAGAAGGTTTTTTTGGAATACAAGATCAGGCTGGGAGCGATGAGATGTTGCTGATGTTAGACTACGGAATCTTCTACGAGTTCATTCCGATGGATGAGTATTACTCAGGGAGTAGAAACGCTATTCCAATTTCTGAAGTAGAGATAAATAAAAACTACGCTGTTGTCATCACAACCAACGGCGGGCTTTGGCGTTATTTGATTGGTGATACTGTGAAGTTTACATCCATCAAACCTTACAGAATCAAAGTTTCCGGCAGAACCAAACATTACATCAATGCTTTTGGAGAGGAATTGATGATTGATAATGTAGAAACGGCTCTTAAGATAGCTTGTGAGAACCTCAATGCGAGTATTTCTGACTATACTGGCGCTCCGGTTTTTATGACCAACAATAGCAAAGGTTGCCACGAATGGATTTTCGAATTTACCAAACAGCCAAGCTGTATTGATGAATTTACCAACGTATTTGATCAAACATTAAAAACCTTGAATTCCGATTACGAGGCGAAACGTTACAATGATATTACGTTGAGAAAACCTATCATTCACTCTGCAAAACCTAATCTGTTTTATGAATGGATGGCAAGTCGCGGAAAATTAGGTGGACAAAATAAAGTTCCAAGATTAAGCAACGATAGAGAATATATAGATCCTTTATTAGAGCTTAATCAGCAATAA
- a CDS encoding DNA repair protein RecN, which produces MLSRIFIQNFALIDKLEIDLKNGLQVITGETGAGKSIILGALRLIMGERADVKSFAKSDAKSIVETEFRITENFKDFFEENDLDYEEQSIIRREILPNGKSRAFINDVPVTLDILKELSSKLIDIHSQFETSNLFTEQFQFRILDGLAKNKTLLTDYQSQYFGYQNTKREIEQLKSALAENNKESDYKNFLLAELEEAQLENIDFEELQNQLNTQENAEQISEQLSQSLSKLNQEDFGILTSLFDVKNKMQKLSELSSEYEEISKRLEASYLELKDINSEIESKAENLEIDPALLQQLLTSVNKINALFLKHQVDSVENLLKIKEELSSSQSSLETIEIQIEEKENQLKLIEIQLASLSKKLSENRTKFSGNLENKAKEIFAQLGLEKAILKIDLSDSATYNLHGKNNIQILFQANSGFPLKPIQGAVSGGERSRVMLAIKKIMAENNALPTLILDEIDTGVSGRIAEEMGKLMKEMSQDLQLIVITHLAQVAAKGNENYKVVKFDENAVTKTTIVKLSEDEKLNEIAQLISGSKITEAAISQAKELIG; this is translated from the coding sequence ATGCTTTCTAGAATTTTTATTCAAAATTTTGCTCTAATCGATAAATTAGAAATCGATTTAAAAAACGGATTACAAGTCATCACCGGAGAAACTGGTGCCGGAAAATCTATTATTCTTGGCGCACTCCGATTGATAATGGGCGAAAGAGCCGACGTGAAGTCTTTTGCTAAATCTGATGCCAAAAGTATTGTAGAAACCGAGTTCCGAATCACTGAAAACTTCAAAGATTTTTTTGAAGAAAATGATCTGGATTATGAAGAGCAATCCATCATCCGAAGAGAGATTCTGCCAAACGGAAAATCACGCGCTTTTATAAATGACGTTCCTGTAACACTTGATATTCTGAAAGAATTGTCATCAAAACTGATAGACATCCATTCTCAATTCGAAACTTCTAATCTTTTTACAGAACAATTTCAATTCAGAATTCTGGACGGATTGGCAAAAAATAAAACGTTATTAACTGATTATCAAAGTCAATATTTCGGTTATCAAAATACAAAACGAGAAATTGAGCAACTGAAATCTGCACTGGCTGAGAATAATAAGGAATCTGATTATAAAAACTTTTTGCTTGCGGAATTAGAAGAAGCCCAACTTGAAAATATTGATTTTGAGGAATTGCAAAATCAGCTGAATACTCAGGAAAATGCAGAACAAATCAGTGAGCAACTTTCTCAAAGCCTTTCAAAACTGAATCAGGAAGATTTTGGAATTTTGACAAGCTTGTTTGATGTTAAAAATAAGATGCAGAAACTCTCTGAATTATCTTCTGAATATGAAGAAATCAGCAAACGTTTGGAAGCGTCTTATCTTGAACTAAAGGATATTAATTCCGAAATAGAATCCAAAGCTGAAAATCTCGAGATAGATCCAGCTTTGCTTCAACAATTGTTGACATCCGTTAATAAAATCAATGCATTATTTCTGAAACATCAGGTTGATAGTGTTGAAAATTTACTTAAGATAAAAGAAGAATTATCTTCCAGTCAAAGTTCACTAGAAACAATTGAAATTCAAATCGAAGAAAAAGAAAATCAACTTAAACTCATCGAAATTCAACTGGCTTCTCTGAGTAAAAAACTCTCTGAAAACCGAACTAAGTTTTCCGGCAATTTAGAAAATAAAGCCAAAGAAATCTTCGCTCAATTAGGTTTGGAAAAAGCCATTTTAAAGATTGATTTGTCTGATTCAGCGACTTACAATCTTCACGGAAAAAATAATATCCAGATTTTGTTTCAGGCCAATTCCGGTTTTCCTTTGAAACCTATTCAAGGTGCTGTTTCTGGCGGAGAACGTTCCAGAGTAATGCTTGCCATCAAAAAGATAATGGCTGAGAATAATGCGCTTCCAACGTTAATCCTTGATGAAATTGACACTGGTGTTTCCGGAAGAATTGCCGAAGAAATGGGAAAACTGATGAAGGAAATGTCACAGGATCTGCAACTCATCGTCATTACGCATCTTGCGCAAGTTGCAGCCAAAGGAAATGAGAATTACAAAGTGGTGAAATTTGATGAAAATGCGGTAACCAAAACTACGATTGTAAAACTTTCAGAAGACGAAAAACTGAATGAAATTGCACAGTTGATTTCCGGTTCTAAGATTACCGAAGCAGCAATTTCTCAAGCTAAAGAATTGATTGGATAA
- a CDS encoding 50S ribosomal protein L25/general stress protein Ctc, whose protein sequence is MKSITIQGTKRESVGKKSTKALRDAELVPCVVYGGGEPLNFSAEEKAFKGLVYTPEAHTVSLEVDGKTIPAVLQDIQFHPLTDRIIHADFYQLSDDKPVIMEVPVRITGRSKGVVAGGVLRQTYRKLKVKAIPANLPDEIVVDITALKIGNKFYVESLKNDKYSFMHPDNAVVVAVKMSRNASKNAAAGQDDEDEEEVAVEGAADATPEASAE, encoded by the coding sequence ATGAAATCTATTACAATTCAAGGTACAAAAAGAGAAAGCGTGGGCAAAAAGTCTACTAAAGCTTTACGTGATGCTGAATTAGTTCCTTGTGTTGTTTACGGAGGTGGTGAGCCATTGAATTTCTCTGCGGAAGAGAAAGCTTTCAAAGGTTTGGTTTATACTCCTGAAGCACACACGGTATCTTTGGAAGTTGACGGAAAAACAATCCCTGCTGTTCTTCAGGACATTCAATTCCACCCACTTACAGACAGAATCATCCATGCTGATTTTTATCAGTTATCTGATGACAAACCAGTTATCATGGAAGTTCCTGTAAGAATTACTGGTCGTTCCAAAGGTGTTGTTGCTGGTGGTGTTCTTAGACAAACTTACAGAAAATTAAAAGTAAAAGCGATCCCGGCTAACTTGCCAGACGAGATTGTTGTGGATATTACAGCTCTTAAGATTGGAAACAAATTCTATGTAGAAAGTCTTAAAAATGACAAATATTCTTTCATGCATCCAGACAACGCAGTAGTAGTTGCTGTTAAGATGTCTAGAAATGCTAGCAAAAATGCTGCTGCAGGACAAGATGATGAGGATGAAGAAGAAGTAGCAGTAGAAGGTGCAGCTGATGCAACTCCAGAAGCTTCTGCAGAATAA
- a CDS encoding GatB/YqeY domain-containing protein — translation MSLESTISEAIKTAMREKDRVALDSLRAVKAQIILLQTEARGAEVSAEQEIAILQRMIKQRKDSYDQFTAQGRTDLAEVEEAQSKVIEKFLPKQLSAEELESEIKKIISETGAQSIKDLGKVMGVASKALSGKSDGKSISAMVKKLLS, via the coding sequence ATGAGTTTAGAAAGTACGATAAGCGAAGCAATAAAAACTGCAATGAGAGAGAAAGACAGAGTCGCTCTGGATTCTCTTCGTGCTGTAAAAGCGCAGATTATTTTGTTGCAAACTGAAGCGAGAGGCGCAGAAGTTTCCGCAGAACAGGAAATTGCAATTTTGCAAAGAATGATTAAGCAAAGAAAGGATTCTTATGACCAATTTACGGCTCAGGGAAGAACCGACCTTGCTGAAGTGGAAGAAGCGCAATCCAAAGTGATTGAAAAGTTTCTTCCAAAACAATTGTCTGCCGAAGAATTGGAATCAGAAATCAAGAAAATTATTTCTGAAACCGGAGCGCAGTCTATTAAAGATTTAGGAAAAGTAATGGGCGTTGCTTCCAAAGCATTGTCCGGAAAATCTGACGGAAAGAGCATTTCCGCAATGGTTAAAAAGTTACTTTCCTAA
- the porD gene encoding type IX secretion system protein PorD, translating into MKKLLYIICALFFAQTAYSQELLATVQINNQQIAGSNTQVFRTLEKSLRDFINNTSWTGKKLQNFEKIKCNFAVVISERPSNNSFKGSIVVQATRPVFNSQYETPLMNINDTNFTFEYNENENLVFNERQFSGKNLIDVISFYIYVILGYDGDSYQLKGGQAAFDKAFKIAQNSQNQNYDGWNQIESQRNRGSLISGLQNENTSTLRTVYYSYHRSGLDNLAKQDQNPAKKIIAESLMQLKFYENNFQMNYPFSVFLETKSTEIFNIFNSGPNTSVNISELKTLMSTFSPKDIDTKWDKWK; encoded by the coding sequence ATGAAAAAACTACTTTATATAATTTGTGCTTTATTTTTTGCCCAAACGGCTTACTCACAAGAGCTTTTAGCAACAGTACAAATCAACAACCAACAAATCGCAGGAAGTAACACGCAGGTTTTCAGAACACTGGAAAAATCATTGCGTGACTTCATCAATAATACAAGCTGGACGGGGAAAAAACTTCAGAACTTCGAAAAAATCAAATGTAATTTTGCAGTGGTTATTTCCGAACGTCCTTCCAACAACAGCTTCAAAGGTTCTATTGTGGTTCAGGCAACCAGACCTGTTTTCAATTCTCAATATGAAACCCCTTTGATGAACATTAATGATACTAATTTTACTTTCGAGTATAATGAAAATGAGAATCTAGTATTTAACGAGAGACAATTTTCAGGAAAAAACCTCATCGACGTTATTAGTTTTTACATTTATGTAATCCTTGGTTATGATGGTGACAGCTACCAATTGAAAGGCGGACAAGCAGCGTTTGACAAAGCCTTCAAAATTGCACAAAACTCGCAGAATCAAAACTATGACGGATGGAATCAGATAGAAAGCCAAAGAAACAGAGGCTCTTTAATTTCCGGACTTCAAAACGAAAATACATCTACATTAAGAACAGTTTATTATAGCTATCACAGATCAGGTTTGGATAATTTGGCAAAACAGGATCAGAATCCAGCTAAAAAAATCATTGCAGAATCTTTGATGCAACTGAAGTTTTATGAAAATAATTTCCAGATGAATTATCCGTTCAGTGTTTTTCTGGAAACCAAAAGCACAGAGATTTTCAACATTTTCAACAGTGGACCTAATACTTCTGTGAATATCAGCGAACTGAAAACGTTGATGAGTACATTCTCTCCGAAAGACATTGATACCAAATGGGATAAATGGAAATAA
- a CDS encoding ribose-phosphate pyrophosphokinase, giving the protein MSDQASYLFSTRTSHELAEKIAQAYGQPLGQINIQHFSDGEFEPVLEQSVRGARVFLIASTFPPADNLLELLLMIDAAKRASAKNITVVIPYYGLARQDRKDKPRAPIGAKLVANLLTAAGATRIMTMDLHADQIQGFFEIPVDHLYASTIFVKYIQSLALDNLTIASPDMGGAKRAKNYAGHLGADVVICYKERKKANVVEEMFLIGDVKDKNVILIDDMIDTAGTLCKAADILMEKGAKSVRAMATHGVLSGKAFENIENSQLLEVIVTDSIPQQTEKSSKIRVLSCAELFADVMNMVHEHKSISEKFII; this is encoded by the coding sequence ATGTCAGATCAAGCAAGTTATTTGTTTTCTACCAGAACCAGCCACGAGTTGGCAGAAAAAATCGCTCAGGCTTATGGGCAGCCTTTAGGGCAAATTAATATTCAGCATTTCAGCGACGGAGAATTTGAGCCGGTCTTGGAACAATCTGTTAGAGGCGCACGTGTTTTCCTCATTGCTTCTACCTTTCCACCAGCGGATAATTTGTTGGAATTGTTATTAATGATTGACGCAGCGAAAAGAGCGTCTGCCAAAAACATTACTGTCGTAATTCCTTACTACGGTTTGGCAAGACAAGACAGAAAAGACAAGCCAAGAGCGCCTATAGGAGCCAAATTGGTAGCCAATCTTTTGACTGCTGCGGGAGCAACCAGAATTATGACAATGGATTTGCACGCAGACCAGATCCAAGGATTCTTTGAGATTCCGGTTGACCATTTGTACGCATCTACGATTTTTGTAAAGTATATTCAATCCCTTGCGCTTGATAATTTGACGATTGCTTCGCCAGATATGGGTGGTGCAAAAAGAGCGAAAAATTATGCTGGACATCTTGGCGCAGACGTTGTAATCTGTTATAAAGAAAGAAAAAAGGCCAATGTTGTAGAAGAAATGTTCCTGATTGGTGATGTTAAAGATAAGAACGTAATTCTTATTGATGATATGATTGATACGGCCGGAACACTTTGTAAAGCGGCTGATATTCTAATGGAAAAAGGAGCAAAATCTGTGAGAGCAATGGCAACGCACGGCGTTCTTTCTGGCAAAGCTTTTGAAAATATCGAGAATTCTCAACTTTTGGAAGTGATTGTCACAGATTCTATTCCACAACAAACAGAGAAATCTTCAAAAATAAGAGTGCTTTCTTGCGCAGAATTATTTGCTGATGTGATGAATATGGTACACGAGCACAAATCTATAAGTGAGAAGTTTATTATTTAA
- a CDS encoding BrxA/BrxB family bacilliredoxin: MYPADLVLPMKAELTDKGFADLTTPAQVDEALKQSGTTLLVINSVCGCAAGAARPGVLYSLTGEKKPDHLVTAFAGFDTDAVAEARRLLAPFPPSSPAVALFKDGELVHMLERHHIEGNPAGAIAANLQAAFDEYC, translated from the coding sequence ATGTATCCAGCAGATTTAGTATTGCCAATGAAGGCAGAACTTACAGATAAAGGGTTTGCAGACCTTACAACACCGGCACAAGTTGACGAAGCGCTTAAACAAAGCGGGACAACATTATTAGTAATCAATTCCGTTTGCGGATGTGCTGCGGGAGCGGCAAGACCAGGCGTTTTGTACTCTTTAACAGGCGAGAAGAAGCCTGACCATTTGGTAACAGCCTTTGCAGGATTTGATACTGATGCCGTTGCAGAAGCTAGAAGATTGCTAGCGCCTTTCCCTCCAAGTTCGCCAGCTGTGGCACTTTTCAAGGATGGAGAGTTGGTGCATATGTTAGAAAGACACCATATCGAAGGTAATCCTGCGGGCGCCATTGCTGCGAATCTTCAGGCAGCTTTTGATGAGTATTGCTAA